A genome region from Pseudomonas anguilliseptica includes the following:
- the hldE gene encoding bifunctional D-glycero-beta-D-manno-heptose-7-phosphate kinase/D-glycero-beta-D-manno-heptose 1-phosphate adenylyltransferase HldE translates to MKVSMPRFDQAAVLVVGDVMLDRYWHGGTSRISPEAPVPVVKVEQIEDRPGGAANVALNIAALGAPATLLGVTGEDEAAASLRNSLQAVGVKTFFQTIKDQPTIVKLRVMSRHQQLLRMDFEEPFRTDSAALAASVEEQLDGIKVLILSDYGKGALQNHQALVQLARSKGIAVLADPKGKDFSIYRGASLITPNLHEFETIVGHCRDESELVAKGAALMAELELGALLVTRGEHGMTLLRPEHPALHLPARAREVFDVTGAGDTVISTLAASLAAGEELPNAVALANLAAGIVVGKLGTAAISAPELRRAIQRDAGSERGVLSLDQLLLAIEDARAHGEKIVFTNGCFDILHAGHVTYLEQARAQGDRLVLAVNDDASVSRLKGPGRPINAVGRRMAVLAGLGAVDWVVSFTEDTPENLLRAVKPDVLVKGGDYGIEGVVGGDIVRAYGGEVRVLGLVENSSTTAIVEKIRSK, encoded by the coding sequence ATGAAAGTGTCCATGCCGCGTTTCGACCAGGCCGCCGTTCTGGTGGTGGGCGATGTCATGCTCGATCGTTATTGGCATGGCGGCACTTCGCGGATTTCGCCGGAAGCGCCGGTGCCAGTGGTCAAGGTCGAGCAGATCGAAGACCGTCCGGGCGGCGCGGCCAACGTCGCGCTGAACATCGCGGCCCTTGGTGCGCCAGCCACCTTGCTCGGCGTGACTGGTGAGGATGAAGCCGCCGCAAGCCTGCGCAACAGCCTGCAGGCGGTTGGCGTAAAAACCTTTTTCCAGACGATCAAAGACCAGCCGACCATCGTCAAATTGCGCGTGATGAGCCGTCATCAGCAGCTTTTGCGCATGGACTTCGAGGAGCCGTTCCGCACCGACAGCGCGGCCCTGGCTGCGAGTGTGGAAGAGCAGCTGGACGGCATCAAGGTGCTGATTCTCTCGGACTACGGCAAAGGCGCGCTGCAGAACCATCAGGCGCTGGTGCAGCTGGCGCGCAGCAAAGGCATTGCTGTGCTGGCCGACCCCAAGGGCAAGGATTTCTCCATCTACCGCGGCGCCAGCCTGATTACGCCGAACCTGCACGAGTTCGAAACCATCGTCGGCCATTGCCGCGATGAGTCCGAGCTGGTGGCCAAGGGCGCGGCACTGATGGCGGAGCTGGAGCTGGGTGCGTTGCTGGTGACCCGTGGTGAGCATGGTATGACCTTGCTGCGCCCAGAGCACCCAGCGTTGCACCTGCCGGCGCGTGCCCGTGAAGTGTTCGACGTGACCGGTGCCGGCGATACGGTGATTTCTACCCTGGCAGCCAGTCTGGCAGCGGGCGAGGAACTGCCGAATGCGGTGGCGCTGGCCAATCTGGCTGCCGGTATTGTGGTCGGTAAGCTGGGTACTGCAGCGATCAGTGCCCCGGAATTGCGCCGCGCAATCCAGCGTGATGCCGGCTCCGAGCGCGGTGTGCTGAGCCTGGATCAACTGCTGCTGGCCATCGAAGACGCTCGCGCCCATGGCGAGAAGATTGTCTTCACCAATGGCTGCTTCGACATCCTGCATGCCGGCCATGTCACCTATCTGGAACAGGCGCGCGCGCAAGGCGATCGTCTGGTGTTAGCGGTCAATGACGACGCCTCGGTCAGCCGCCTGAAAGGCCCGGGTCGGCCGATCAACGCCGTGGGCCGCCGCATGGCCGTGTTGGCCGGTCTCGGCGCCGTGGACTGGGTGGTGAGTTTCACTGAAGACACCCCGGAAAACCTGCTGCGCGCGGTCAAGCCTGATGTGCTGGTCAAGGGCGGTGATTACGGCATCGAGGGCGTGGTGGGTGGCGATATCGTCCGCGCCTATGGTGGCGAAGTGCGCGTGCTGGGGCTGGTAGAAAACAGTTCCACCACCGCCATCGTCGAGAAGATCCGCAGCAAGTAA